From a single Nicotiana tabacum cultivar K326 chromosome 8, ASM71507v2, whole genome shotgun sequence genomic region:
- the LOC107825126 gene encoding GDP-L-galactose phosphorylase 1 has protein sequence MMLKIKRVPTLVSNFQKEEAEETLARGAGCGRNCLRYCCLPGSKLPLYASKNLRKGKSVADETKEPPVDFLESLLLGEWEDRQQKGLFRYDVTACETKVIPGEYGFIAQLNEGRHLKKRPTEFRVDKVLQPFDGSKFNFTKVGQEELLFQFEASEDNDVQFFPNAPIDAEKSPSVVAINVSPIEYGHVLLIPKVLECLPQRIDRDSLLLALQMAAEAANPYFRLGYNSLGAFATINHLHFQAYYLAVPFPMEKAPTRKITFADAGVKISEMLNYPVRGLVFEGGNTLEDLANVVSGSCVFLQENNIPYNVLISDSAKRVFLLPQCYAEKQALGEVSSELLDTQVNPAVWEISGHMVLKRKEDYEGATEANAWRLLAEVSLSEARFQEVTALIFEAIDCSVEENENATEGSPEKPDVAPQPMEEIDALNTHATMVPV, from the exons ATGATGCTCAAGATTAAGAGGGTTCCTACACTTGTTTCCAACTTCCaaaaagaagaggctgaagaaacTCTTGCTCGTGGTGCTGGCTGTGGCCGCAATTGCCTCCGATACTGCTGCCTTCCag GGTCAAAGCTGCCGCTGTATGCTTCCAAGAATTTGAGAAAGGGCAAGTCTGTTGCCGATGAAACCAAGGAACCTCCTGTTGACTTCTTGGAATCCCTCCTTCTTGGGGAA TGGGAGGATCGTCAGCAGAAAGGTCTCTTTCGCTATGATGTCACTGCTTGCGAAACCAAG GTTATTCCTGGAGAATATGGTTTCATTGCTCAACTGAATGAGGGAAGGCACCTCAAGAAGAGGCCAACTGAGTTTCGCGTTGATAAGGTGCTGCAGCCTTTTGATGGAAGCAAGTTCAACTTCACCAAAGTTGGTCAGGAGGAGTTGCTCTTTCAGTTTGAAGCAAGTGAGGACAACGATGTCCAATTCTTTCCAAATGCGCCCATTGATGCCGAGAAATCTCCAAGTGTTGTTGCCATCAAT GTCAGTCCCATTGAGTACGGACACGTGCTTTTGATCCCTAAGGTCCTTGAATGCCTTCCCCAGAGGATCGACAGGGACAGCTTATTGCTTGCACTGCAAATGGCTGCCGAAGCAGCAAACCCATACTTCCGATTGGGTTATAACAGCTTGGGTGCATTTGCTACTATCAACCATCTTCACTTTCAG GCTTATTACCTGGCTGTGCCATTCCCCATGGAGAAGGCCCCCACTCGGAAGATTACCTTTGCTGATGCTGGGGTGAAGATATCTGAGATGCTGAATTATCCAGTTCGAGGCCTTGTCTTTGAGGGTGGAAATACTTTGGAGGATTTGGCCAATGTTGTCTCTGGTTCCTGCGTTTTCCTGCAAGAGAATAACATTCCCTACAATGTTCTAATCTCTGATTCGGCAAAAAGGGTATTCCTTCTCCCACAG TGCTATGCAGAGAAACAGGCTCTAGGGGAGGTCAGCTCTGAACtgcttgacactcaagtcaatcCTGCAGTTTGGGAGATTAGTGGACACATGGTCTTGAAGAGGAAGGAGGATTACGAGGGTGCAACCGAGGCAAATGCTTGGAGGCTTCTCGCTGAGGTCTCACTTTCTGAAGCGAGGTTCCAAGAAGTGACGGCTCTCATCTTTGAAGCCATTGATTGCAGTGTTGAGGAGAATGAGAATGCCACTGAAGGTTCTCCTGAGAAGCCAGATGTTGCACCTCAGCCTATGGAGGAAATTGATGCTCTCAACACCCATGCTACCATGGTTCCcgtctag